From Camelus dromedarius isolate mCamDro1 chromosome 2, mCamDro1.pat, whole genome shotgun sequence, one genomic window encodes:
- the ZNF639 gene encoding zinc finger protein 639: protein MNEYPKKRKRKTLHPSRYSDSSGISRIADGFNGIFSDHCYSVCSMRQPDLKYFDNKDDDSDTETSSDLPKFTDGIKARNRNQNYLVPSPVLRILDHATFSAEKSTDIEICDEECDSPESVNQQTQEESPIEVHTAEDVPIAAEVHAISEDYDIEAENNSSESLQDQNDEEPPAKLCKILDKSQALNVTAQQKWPLLRANSSGLYKCELCEFNSKYFSDLKQHMILKHKRTDSNVCRVCKESFSTNMLLIEHAKLHEEDPYICKYCDYKTVIFENLSQHIADTHFSDHLYWCEQCDVQFSSSSELYLHFQEHSCDEQYLCQFCEHETNDPEDLHSHVVNEHACKLIELSDKYNNGEHGQYSLLSKITFDKCKNFFVCQVCGFRSRLHTNVNRHVAIEHTKIFPHVCDDCGKGFSSMLEYCKHLNSHLSEGIYLCQYCEYSTGQIEDLKIHLDFKHSADLPHKCSDCLMRFGNERELISHLPVHETT, encoded by the exons ATGAATGAAtatcctaaaaaaagaaaaaggaagacattaCACCCTTCTCGTTATTCAG aTTCCTCTGGAATAAGCAGAATTGCAGATGGATTCAATGGAATTTTTTCTGATCATTGTTATAGTGTTTGTTCTATGAGACAACcagacttaaaatattttgacaacAAAG atgatgatTCTGATACAGAGACATCCAGTGACTTGCCAAAATTTACAGATGGAATCAAGGCCAGAAACAGAAATCAGAACTACCTGGTTCCCAGTCCTGTACTTAGAATTCTAGACCACGCTACCTTTTCTGCAG aaaaatctaCTGATATTGAAATTTGTGATGAAGAGTGTGACTCCCCGGAGTCAGTCAACCAGCAAACTCAAGAGGAGAGCCCTATAGAAGTTCACACTGCTGAAGATGTTCCAATTGCTGCAGAAGTACATGCAATTTCTGAAGATTATGATATAGAGGCAGAAAATAATTCTTCTGAGAGTCTCCAAGACCAAAATGATGAAGAGCCACCAGCTAAACTTTGCAAAATTCTTGACAAGAGCCAAGCTTTGAATGTGACTGCCCAGCAGAAATGGCCTTTACTGAGAGCTAATAGCAGTGGCCTCTATAAATGTGAACTGTGTGAGTTCAACAGCAagtatttttctgatttaaaacaaCATATGATCTTGAAGCATAAGCGTACTGATTCAAATGTCTGTCGAGTGTGCAAGGAAAGTTTCTCCACCAACATGCTTCTGATCGAACACGCCAAACTGCATGAAGAGGATCCCTACATTTGTAAATACTGTGATTATAAGACAGTCATTTTTGAGAATCTCAGCCAGCACATTGCAGACACCCATTTCAGTGATCACCTTTACTGGTGTGAGCAGTGTGATGTACAGTTCTCCTCAAGCAGTGAGCTCTACCTACATTTCCAGGAGCACAGCTGTGATGAACAATACTTGTGTCAGTTCTGTGAACATGAAACGAATGATCCAGAAGACTTGCACAGCCATGTGGTGAATGAGCATGCGTGTAAGTTAATAGAGTTAAGTGATAAGTATAACAATGGAGAACATGGACAGTACAGCCTCTTAAGCAAAATTACATTTGACAAATGTAAAAACTTCTTCGTATGTCAAGTATGTGGTTTTCGGAGTAGACTTCATACAAATGTTAACAGGCACGTTGCTATTGAACATACCAAAATTTTCCCTCATGTTTGCGATGACTGTGGGAAGGGCTTTTCAAGTATGCTAGAGTATTGCAAAcatttaaattcacatttatcTGAAGGGATTTATTTATGTCAGTACTGTGAATATTCAACAGGACAGATTGAAGATCTTAAAATTCATCTAGATTTCAAGCATTCGGCTGATTTACCTCATAAATGCAGTGACTGCCTGATGAGGTTTGGAAATGAAAGGGAATTAATAAGTCACCTTCCAGTCCATGAGACAACTTAA